Part of the Sodalinema gerasimenkoae IPPAS B-353 genome is shown below.
CCGTCAGGGAATAGCTCACCAGGAGCGTGGCCGTCCAGGCAGCCAAGGCCATGACGAGGAAGCACCAGAACCAGGCCTTAGGATAGCGGGGATGGGGATCATGGCTCGGTTGTCCCCGCCGTTCGAGGTAGTCCCAAATCTCCGCAAAGACCACCCCCACGGCTAGGGACAGCATCGGATACAAAGGCAGAATGTACCAGGGAAGTTTCGTACCCATCAGCGAAATTGCCCCCAAATAGCCCCCCCCACAGACCAGAATTAGGCGGGCCCAACTGAGAGTCTGGTTTTGCCAGGCGAGTTTCAGCCCGGTGGGGAGGAAGACGAGGTTGGGAAAGCCATATTTTAGGAGTTCTAAGAGGTAGTACCAGGGCGGTCCCGTGTTCCCTTCCACGCTGTCCCACACGCGACTGGCCGATTGATTAAGTAGGTTTTCGACTAAGAAGTCTTGGCCGTAATAGTTCCATTGGGCTAAATACCAGGCCCCCAGGGGGACGAGTCCCAAACTGATTCCCCACCAAAACCAAGGGGTAGTCAGCAGACGGGGGGTATCCCAGAGGAGAAAGCCCAGGGACAGGGCCCCAAATAGCACCACAACCATCACCCCTTTGGTTAGGCCCACCAAGGTGGCGGCGATGCCAAGACCGAGGGCATAACTGAGGTTGCGGCGAGTTCGCAGTAGACAGAGGAGCCAGAGGAGCCAAAAACAGAGAAGGGCCCCTTCTAACATGGCTAAACGCCCATGGCGCGACACCGGGAGCCAGGTGAGGTAAGCTAGGGCCGCCCAGACAGCGGGGGCCCGATGGGGCCAGAGTTCTCGCCCGAGGAAATAGAGTAAGGGTACTGAAATCGAGCCTAAAATCGCCCCAGGAACCCGGGCTGAGACTTCATCGGCATGGCCAAAAATCTGATAACTGAGGGCAATGAGACTATGAACTAGGGGGGGTTTGTTGAGATAGGGTTGACCATGAAGGGTTGGATGTAACCAGCTTTGGGGGTTCTGCCAAATTTCTCGCGCCACCTGGGCGACGATGCCCTCATCCCAATCTCGTAAGGCCACCAGGTTAAGACTGGTCAGAAAGAGGGTTAAGGCACTAATCAGCAGGGTCAGGGCGCAAAACCATTCCAGGTTAGAGCGGCGACGAAAGCGCGGCGGGGGGTTCACGGGTCCAGATAAGGATGACGGCATGATGAGGAGGGGAACAACATTTTGTGACGAAGCGGCTGCGATCGCCAAACTTTCCTTTAGACTGAACTGAGCGATTCGGGTTTGTCAATTATGGCTGCGATCGCTCCATCCCTCATTTTAGTCAAGAACAATCCCATTACCTGGGCTAGGGATGGTTGACACCCCTCTGAGCTGGTTAGGAGTTGACGATGAATCTACCGCTGGTTGTTGATATTGCCATTGGCATTATCTTTATCTATTTGACGTTAAGCTTACTCTCGTCTGAAATTCACGAACTGATTACAACCCTGTTACAATGGCGGGCGGATCACCTTCGTAATTCCATTCGTGTGTTGCTCGAAGGAGGGGGGAAATCTGAAGTCGATCCAGCGTTAAAGCAGCGGGAGGAGCAGGTTCAGGTCTTGACAGATCGCCTTTATTCTCACCCCTTAATTCGTAGTTTAAATCAGGAAGCAAAAGGGAATCTAGCTCAGTTCAACCGCAATATTTCTGATGCCATCATTGGTGGTTTGTATCGAGTTTCTTCTTGGATTTTTAACCTTTTTAATCGACTTACTGGCAATCCAGAAACGGCGTTCAAGAATCCTTTTGCCAATCATACTAGCGCCCCCTCTCACATTCCTCCAGAAACATTTGCTTCAACGATTTTAAAAACATTTCAAATGTCGGAGATTGGGCGACTGGTGACGGTCTCTCGCTTGGAGAAATTTCAACAGCGGCAAGTCTCGACGTTACTTAAAAAAGAACAGTATTTGCGAGAGCCAGAGTCGCGACGGTTGGCGACAGAACGGCTTCGGCAGATGACCCGTGATTGGAATCAAACCCGTCAAGAGTTTGCTGATGGGGGGATTACCCTGGGGGCGACGATTGATAGAATGGAAAATAGCTTGAATGGCTATATTGGCTATTGTGAGCAATTTATTCGTGAGCCAGAAACGATTAAAAACTTCTTTCTGTATGAGCTAAAGTATGCTAAAGACCGCTACTATAACCCGACAGAAAAACCACGAATCCTAGAAACCCTGCGACCGACGTTGAATGAGTTAATCGATCTGGTTCAGAATAAACCGAGAATTTATCAGCAGTTAGAAGCCGCCTTCCAGGATAAAAGTAGTCCTACCTATCAGGGCTTTAAAGCGGTGATTGACCGGGTTCCAGATTTACCAGAGGCGCTACAAAATAGCCTTAAGGCCTTAACGGATAAGATGGAAACTCGTAAGGCCAGCTTGGAAGACGAGATCCAGGATTTACAAACTCAACTCGAAAGTTGGTTTGATCAGTCCATGGCTCGCGCCAGTGGGGTCTATCGCCGCAATGCCCGAGGGATTGCCATTTTAATTGGCTTTTTGATTGCGATCGCCACCAATGCTGACACCTTTTTTATGGTGGATAGCCTTTCGCAAAATACCCTGTTGCGCGAAACTGTTAGTGATTATGCTCAAACGGAAGTGGCGCGGACGCAGAATCTCGATGAGGTGAAACGCAATGTGCGCAACCAACTCGATGATGTCTCCCTCCCCATTGGTTGGAATGAGGCGATTCGCCGACAACAAATTCCCCCCGAGGAGTCTGTGCAAATTCCGGGACTGAACCGACAAATCGGCAATCCCCTACTCTATCTTAAACGGCTTCTGGGTTGGTTGATTAGTGGCATTGCCATTTCGATGGGGGCGTCGTTCTGGTATGACCTGTTGCGTAAGGTGATTGATGTGAAGAATACTGGCGACAAACGCTAACCTATCGTATTTACTATGTCAGTGGCATCGTCCCCAGTTCGCGCCCTATTCCGCGCCGTTACGGTTCCTGAGGCCTCTGCGCCTTATGACACCTTGCATTTGCAGGTGTTTTACCCAGCCTTGCATCCGGAGGGGTTTTCTGGGTTAACGCTGCCGGTGGATGAGGGGCGATCGCCGTTTCCGGTGCTTTTGTTTTTCAATGGGATTAATTGTGAACCCAGTCTCTATCGCTGGTTGGCGATGGGTTTGGCCCAGTGGGGGCTGGTGGTGGTGACGTTTTCCTGGATTGCTGAAAATATCCCAGGGTTGGTGGGGTTAACGCCGGGGGTGAGGTTAGACGCCTTGATGCCCCAAGTCTATGGATCTCAACCGACAGCGGCGGCGGTTCCCAGCCTCTTACAGGAGTTGCAACGGTTGCAGGAGGAGGGGGTGTTGGCGGGACATTTGGATCTTGATCACCTGGTGTTGGGAGGTCACTCAGCAGGGGGACGGGTGGCGATTGAAAGTGCTAGCCCCGAGTTTTTTCCTCAGGTGAAGGCGGCCTTTTGTTATGGGGGCCATACGGCGGCAGCGCAACAGTTGGGCTATGAACCGGGGAGGATTTTACCGTTACCCGATCGCCTCCCTTTGCTGTTGATGGGAGGAACAGCGGATGGGGTGATTGCCAAGAGTGGCGGACGCTACGGGGTGCAGTGGGACCAGCCCACAACGCCAGTGGTGCGAACCTTTGAGGAGGCGATCGCCGGTGGCCGGGAGGATAGTTATCTGCTGCTGCTAGAGGGGGCGACTCACTTCACCATCGCCCATCCCTTCGAGGCGATCGCCAGTGTCTCATTCCTGGATGAACCCGCCACAGCCCCCCAGGCCCCCTTACGAACTCTGATGCTAGAGGCGATCGCCCAGTTCCTAGGGGCCCATTTATACCCCGCAAGCGAAAGCCACCAGCAAGCCTGGCGAGAGTACGGCCGTCAACAGGGGGCGATCGCCCGCTTTGCGTGGAAGTAATCTATAAGCAATCGAAGATTGCCTGATTGACTCTGAATGGACAGAGAAGTCCCCACCTGCTGCCTACTGCCTACTGCCTACTGCCTACTGCCTACTACCCCTTGCCCCACACGACTCCGTAAATACCGCAAGTAACGTAATATAAATTCACGTTTTGCGTAGATATACGCAAAAAAATTCGCTATAATCAGACCACGGTGTCAAAGCGACATGTCAGTCAGTGACACCCAATCCAGTTCGAGTCATGGGCAGTTTAATCTCGATCCGGTCGTTGCAATCAGGGTTATGGGGGGTTAGCAGATCGCCCAGTCCGCTAATACCCCCGACTGGGGTAAAGGCTTTGTGGCACAGCAGCCGCCACCGTTCAGACATTAGGAAGAGAGCAAAACACTATAATGTATAACTCAACGAACACAGCAACCCAAACCCACTTACCCACATCCCGGTTAGGGCGCAAGCGTCTAGGGGCATACTTGCTAGAGGCCGGACTCATTACTCCCGCCCAGATCCAAGTGGCAGCCTACGACCAACAGGTGACCGGCAAGAGATTTTCAGAGGTGATCGTTGATCGCGGTTGGATCAAACAACAAACCATTGATTTTCTAATCAAGCACGTCATTAACCCAGAACAGCGGGGAATGCGCTCGGCTGGAGTCTTTGCACAGCCCGTTGAGCCATTTGAGCAGGTTTATGCTCGCCGCAAACAAGAAGTCCTCAATGGTGCAAATCACCCCGAGGAAGAGGTCCCCTGGACGGTGGACTAATGGAGTCAGCTTCATCAAGACGTAGGGGGACGAATCATCGGGTTCGTCCCTCGTTTTGTTGACAGGGTAGGGGAGACCCTCGACAGTAGACCTATTCCCTCTTCTTGCCCCATTCGACCCGTGACCTATCGTTGGCTTCCCCTTAGTCTCCTGCTGCTGCTGCCGGGTGTGAGCGGCTGTGAGATGCTTCGCTCTCCCTCCCCTGTAGCCACCGCTGAGATGGTTCTGATGGAAGCACAGCGTACCAATGAGGCGATCGAGCGCGGGGTGGCGGCGCGAGGTTTGGCGGTGCGGGAGGCCTTGGCCGATGAGGATCTTCAGGAACTCGATGAGTGGTGGCGTGCCCGAGATATCTATGATCCCCATAAACATCTCCTACCGCCGATGTTGGCCCAACTGAGCCTCACCCCCGAGGAGGAGCAGGGGCCGATTTGGGATGTTTGGTTGAGTTTGGAGGAGGACAAACCGGAGCTGTATCATTTCCGCAGCCTCTATGACGTGCGCATCTTTTTCCTGTTTCAAGAGTCCTTACCGGAGGCGGTTCAGGACGCCTATCGCAGTATGTTGCAGCCGCCGCGCATCGTCCAATGGGGGCAGGGGGGCACGGAAAATCATCTCTGGCAACAGTATATTTCCGGTTTAGCGATGATGGATGGCAGCGGCTTCCCGGTGGCAAATCCCCATTTTCTGGCCACCCATGAAGCCTGGCTAAGGGCAGAACTAACGAAATATCTCACCATTGGTCAGGGGGAATTTCATTCCTCGACCTACTATGGTTTCAGTATCGGGGCCTTGCTGAATCTCTACGACTTTGCGCAAACCCCGGAACGGCGACAGTTAGCTCGGGCGGTGTTGGATTGGTTCTCGACTCAAATGGCTCTACGGCTGAGTTGGGGAACCGCTGGGGGCGCCGAAAGTCGCGGTTTCGATCGCCAAACCTGGGGCAGTGGTTTGACGGCCTTGGCTTGGATTTGGTGGGGGGAGGATGATCCCCAGGAGATTGGGCGCATTGTGGGGCAGATGGGTCGCCAGGGTCACCGTCTGGCGATTTTGGCGGCCACCAGTGGCTATCGTCCTCCGGCTCAGTTGCGATCGCTGGCCCAGAAAACGATTCCTCTGCCCTTTCAACTGCGGGCTAGTCATCCGAGCTATTACAGCTATCATCAGGATAACCAGTTTTGGGAAACCTTCTATGTCACCCCTGACTATAGTTTAGGAACTCTGCAAGTTCCGG
Proteins encoded:
- a CDS encoding ArnT family glycosyltransferase, with protein sequence MPSSLSGPVNPPPRFRRRSNLEWFCALTLLISALTLFLTSLNLVALRDWDEGIVAQVAREIWQNPQSWLHPTLHGQPYLNKPPLVHSLIALSYQIFGHADEVSARVPGAILGSISVPLLYFLGRELWPHRAPAVWAALAYLTWLPVSRHGRLAMLEGALLCFWLLWLLCLLRTRRNLSYALGLGIAATLVGLTKGVMVVVLFGALSLGFLLWDTPRLLTTPWFWWGISLGLVPLGAWYLAQWNYYGQDFLVENLLNQSASRVWDSVEGNTGPPWYYLLELLKYGFPNLVFLPTGLKLAWQNQTLSWARLILVCGGGYLGAISLMGTKLPWYILPLYPMLSLAVGVVFAEIWDYLERRGQPSHDPHPRYPKAWFWCFLVMALAAWTATLLVSYSLTEIMEREMLHLLPPSLLAALTLSLCTILLARRNANLPSVFIWGWFITLMFFFGSFDWVWELNEDYPVKPVAAMIEQETQGQPVYTSHPYNRPSLNFYANRPVITASPEELYEYWHRETPTCVLVDDESLDRLNLRSEDLVAIGIHWILACHTGKGTIAAPTLPHPGETPPS
- a CDS encoding alpha/beta hydrolase family protein — its product is MSVASSPVRALFRAVTVPEASAPYDTLHLQVFYPALHPEGFSGLTLPVDEGRSPFPVLLFFNGINCEPSLYRWLAMGLAQWGLVVVTFSWIAENIPGLVGLTPGVRLDALMPQVYGSQPTAAAVPSLLQELQRLQEEGVLAGHLDLDHLVLGGHSAGGRVAIESASPEFFPQVKAAFCYGGHTAAAQQLGYEPGRILPLPDRLPLLLMGGTADGVIAKSGGRYGVQWDQPTTPVVRTFEEAIAGGREDSYLLLLEGATHFTIAHPFEAIASVSFLDEPATAPQAPLRTLMLEAIAQFLGAHLYPASESHQQAWREYGRQQGAIARFAWK